Proteins encoded within one genomic window of Granulicella pectinivorans:
- a CDS encoding OPT family oligopeptide transporter, giving the protein MAASKSFQPFVPASESRAEFTPRAVILGAIFAVLFGAVTVYVGLRAGLTVAASIPISVLSITILRAFGKASILENNIVQTVGNAGQSIASGVIFTLPALIFLGFDLESTRIFALALFGGWLGVLFMIPLRRQLIVDEHETLLYPEGTACADVLMAGERGGSFASRVFWGLGMGGLYALFQNEYLLRLWPSGPNYEPDFGPQHLLKGAAIRADCTPEYLGVGYIIGIRVAAVMLAGGCFSWLVLMPAISFFGGHLTVPLYPGTIPIGQMDPSTLWKTYVRPMGAGAVAAAGLITLLRTAPTIVSALMEGIRSMKAKSPAASRSTRTIRTAHDLPMSAVLIGSVLLIVLMVAFLQFHPVPGAQVGLFANISAALLVVVFGFLFVAVSARIVGIVGSSSSPVSGMTIATLMATTAIFLVRGWTAPAFGALAITIGGIVCIAASNAGDTAQDLKTGYLIGATPWKQQVAVMVGVIISVVSIGATLSAMNNGLETFQRLPTPIAVTSSMYADGVQDKGPYSHKPFHLSSKSGAADNGDVVADPHAYTLLNVIGSSTLPDGKYLLNPTTGKIEIQWIQGIGSEQVAAPQGRLMATVINGILSRKLPWGLVLLGVALVIVVELLGVRSLTFAVGAYLSIATTLAIFVGGVMRWMIDRAILHHHAKQTAAENKLSAELWQSDRTAWMAAHPGFDPADPAILDPNAPVPLDLTAREIEVDSEISPGSLYASGLIAAGGLFGLLGVCLKFYENYFDKTVPRFPASFSAHSIAHDWLSILMFGLLAFSLYYFARKPLDME; this is encoded by the coding sequence ATGGCCGCAAGCAAGTCGTTCCAGCCCTTCGTCCCCGCCTCCGAATCGCGCGCCGAGTTTACGCCGCGCGCCGTCATCCTCGGAGCCATCTTCGCGGTCCTCTTTGGCGCCGTGACGGTCTATGTCGGACTTCGCGCCGGACTTACGGTGGCCGCCTCCATCCCGATCTCGGTCCTTTCGATCACCATTCTGCGCGCCTTCGGCAAGGCATCGATCCTTGAAAACAACATCGTCCAGACGGTGGGCAACGCAGGCCAGTCGATTGCCTCGGGCGTCATCTTTACACTGCCCGCGCTGATCTTTCTGGGTTTCGATCTGGAGTCCACACGCATCTTCGCGCTGGCGCTGTTTGGCGGGTGGCTGGGCGTGCTGTTCATGATTCCGCTGCGACGACAGCTCATCGTCGATGAACACGAGACCCTCCTCTACCCCGAAGGCACCGCCTGCGCCGACGTTCTGATGGCGGGCGAGCGCGGCGGATCGTTCGCGTCCCGTGTCTTCTGGGGCCTTGGCATGGGTGGCCTCTATGCGCTGTTCCAGAACGAGTACCTGCTCCGCCTGTGGCCCTCCGGCCCGAACTACGAGCCTGACTTCGGTCCGCAGCATCTGCTGAAGGGCGCCGCCATTCGCGCCGACTGTACCCCGGAGTACCTCGGCGTCGGCTACATCATCGGCATTCGCGTCGCGGCTGTCATGCTCGCCGGTGGATGCTTCTCCTGGCTGGTGCTGATGCCCGCCATCTCGTTTTTCGGCGGACACCTTACCGTGCCGCTCTATCCCGGAACCATTCCCATCGGGCAGATGGATCCGTCGACGCTCTGGAAGACGTACGTCCGTCCCATGGGCGCGGGAGCCGTCGCCGCAGCCGGACTCATCACGCTCCTGCGCACCGCACCGACCATCGTCTCAGCGCTGATGGAAGGCATCCGCTCCATGAAGGCCAAGAGTCCGGCTGCGAGCAGGTCCACGCGGACGATTCGTACCGCTCACGATCTGCCCATGTCCGCCGTGCTGATCGGGTCCGTCCTGCTGATCGTGCTGATGGTTGCGTTCCTCCAGTTCCACCCCGTCCCCGGAGCGCAGGTGGGACTCTTCGCCAATATCTCCGCCGCCCTGCTGGTGGTCGTGTTCGGCTTTCTGTTCGTCGCCGTTTCGGCGCGCATCGTGGGCATCGTGGGATCGTCGTCGTCGCCTGTCTCCGGCATGACGATCGCGACCCTGATGGCCACCACCGCCATCTTTCTGGTGCGTGGGTGGACCGCACCGGCCTTTGGCGCGTTGGCCATCACGATCGGCGGCATCGTCTGCATCGCGGCCTCGAACGCCGGCGACACCGCGCAGGATCTGAAGACTGGATATCTGATCGGAGCCACCCCCTGGAAGCAACAGGTCGCCGTGATGGTCGGCGTCATTATCTCCGTGGTATCGATTGGAGCCACGCTCTCGGCGATGAACAACGGTCTCGAGACCTTCCAGCGGCTGCCCACACCCATCGCCGTAACCTCCAGCATGTATGCCGATGGAGTGCAGGACAAGGGCCCTTACTCGCATAAACCGTTCCATCTCTCCTCGAAGTCCGGTGCGGCGGACAATGGCGATGTCGTCGCCGACCCGCATGCGTATACGTTGCTGAACGTCATCGGATCGAGCACGCTGCCCGATGGCAAGTACCTGCTCAACCCCACGACGGGCAAGATCGAGATCCAGTGGATCCAGGGCATCGGCTCGGAACAGGTGGCGGCTCCGCAGGGACGCCTGATGGCGACCGTGATCAACGGCATTCTCTCGCGCAAACTGCCCTGGGGTCTGGTGCTGCTCGGCGTGGCACTGGTGATCGTCGTCGAGCTGCTGGGGGTTCGCTCGCTGACGTTTGCCGTGGGCGCGTATCTCTCGATTGCGACGACGCTGGCGATCTTCGTGGGCGGTGTGATGCGGTGGATGATCGACCGCGCTATCCTGCACCACCACGCCAAGCAGACGGCTGCGGAGAACAAGCTCTCAGCCGAGCTATGGCAGAGCGACCGCACCGCTTGGATGGCCGCGCACCCCGGCTTCGATCCGGCCGATCCGGCCATCCTCGATCCCAACGCGCCGGTCCCGCTCGATCTCACGGCACGCGAGATCGAAGTGGATTCGGAGATCTCGCCGGGGTCGCTGTATGCATCGGGACTGATCGCAGCAGGAGGCCTCTTCGGACTGCTGGGAGTGTGCCTCAAGTTCTATGAGAACTACTTCGACAAGACCGTGCCGCGCTTCCCTGCCTCGTTCAGCGCGCACTCGATCGCGCATGACTGGCTGAGCATACTGATGTTCGGGTTGCTGGCCTTCAGCCTGTACTACTTTGCGCGCAAGCCACTGGATATGGAGTAA
- a CDS encoding ComF family protein gives MESERFFAQSLYGVRCGECRLAPPTFLRAVAYGLYADELREMVHLLKYERVASVAPVLGRMLATAVQDLGLTDALVVAVPLFPAKQRVRGYNQAVLLANEALRRLPGLIAAHKVLHRTRDTESQFALTPRMRRRNLRGAFVVADARRIAGREVLLVDDIYTTGATARECARVLVAAGAAKVWVATLARAQKESVGFWDGTVRSPVGFGQAGQTATSSDDGGFF, from the coding sequence ATGGAGAGCGAGCGTTTCTTCGCGCAGAGCCTTTATGGTGTGCGATGCGGCGAGTGCCGTCTGGCGCCTCCCACCTTTCTCCGCGCGGTAGCCTACGGGCTCTACGCGGATGAGCTCCGCGAGATGGTGCATTTGCTGAAGTATGAGCGGGTTGCGAGCGTAGCCCCGGTCCTGGGCCGGATGCTCGCGACGGCGGTCCAGGACCTCGGCTTGACGGATGCCCTGGTCGTCGCGGTACCTCTCTTCCCGGCCAAACAGCGTGTCCGCGGCTACAACCAGGCAGTCTTGCTGGCCAATGAGGCTCTGCGCCGCCTGCCCGGTCTGATCGCCGCCCACAAGGTTCTGCACCGCACCCGCGATACCGAGAGCCAATTCGCCCTCACCCCGCGCATGCGCCGCAGGAATCTGCGCGGAGCCTTTGTCGTCGCCGACGCCAGACGCATCGCCGGGCGCGAAGTTCTTCTGGTCGACGACATCTACACCACCGGCGCCACGGCCCGGGAGTGTGCGCGCGTTCTGGTCGCAGCGGGAGCCGCCAAGGTCTGGGTCGCAACCCTGGCCCGCGCGCAAAAGGAATCGGTCGGGTTCTGGGACGGTACTGTCCGGAGCCCGGTTGGATTTGGTCAAGCAGGTCAAACAGCTACGAGTTCTGATGACGGAGGATTTTTCTGA
- a CDS encoding HNH endonuclease — protein MQSGTHSGKARKQRSTNKHAAGSHSSGRLTTELDVRLAVVRPKSMQTPVLVLNASYEPINICGAKRALVLVLKGVARTEEEQGNMLHAARVRVAMPSVIRLLEYRRIPHQTRALSRKNILLRDRNCCQYCSVVLTAGELTLDHVIPRSRGGLSTWENLVACCPSCNRRKGNQMLHELTDMKLLREPKPFSLHTSRHIMRMIGSADPSWRRYLYFESGEAA, from the coding sequence ATGCAGTCTGGAACGCACTCGGGGAAGGCACGGAAACAGAGGAGTACGAACAAACACGCGGCAGGGTCGCATAGCTCGGGGCGGCTCACGACGGAGCTCGACGTACGGCTGGCGGTCGTGCGTCCAAAGTCCATGCAGACGCCGGTGCTGGTGCTGAATGCCAGCTACGAGCCCATCAACATCTGCGGGGCAAAGCGCGCTCTTGTGCTGGTGCTCAAGGGCGTCGCCCGCACGGAGGAAGAGCAGGGCAACATGCTGCATGCCGCCCGCGTGCGCGTGGCGATGCCGTCGGTCATCCGCCTGCTGGAATACCGGCGCATCCCGCACCAGACCCGGGCGCTCTCGCGTAAGAACATCCTGCTGCGTGATCGGAACTGCTGCCAGTACTGCTCGGTGGTGCTGACTGCCGGTGAGCTGACGCTCGATCATGTCATTCCGCGTTCGCGCGGAGGCCTCTCGACCTGGGAGAACCTCGTCGCCTGCTGCCCTTCGTGCAATCGCCGCAAGGGCAACCAGATGCTGCATGAGCTCACCGACATGAAGCTCCTGCGCGAGCCCAAGCCGTTCTCGCTGCACACCTCGCGCCACATCATGCGCATGATTGGATCGGCCGACCCGAGCTGGCGCCGCTACCTCTACTTCGAAAGCGGAGAGGCCGCGTAA
- a CDS encoding alpha-L-fucosidase yields MSITRRHTLKLLTGAAAATLAPRTLLGQQITKGPFTAENLKTYETPAWFTEAKFGIWSHWGPQSGVEKGDWYARNMYIQGSKQYEYEVATYGHPSKEGYKKHIPTFKGAKWDPEHLMDLYKAAGAKYFVSMGVHHDNFDMWNSKYQPRWNAVANGPKRDIVGEYAKAARARGLRFGVSEHLSNSFDWLAVSHLSDSTGPLAGVSYDGVDPAYADLYHDLSGMTLEEIKGLKAMGRVAPDRWKKQYFNRIKDLVDQHSPDLLYTDGGIPFDVYGNSLVAEVYNVSANLHKGRTEAIYNGKEPEQCEVGTCTLDRERGVADGIAPKPWQTDTCIGQWHYNRGIKYKTSAKVIELLTDIVSKNGNLLLNFPLPNSGELDPDEMVTLNGITKWMQVNSEGIYGTRPFTVYGEGPSTKVNAGNGGFNEDKRPPFGTEDIRFTTKGKTLYAFVFGPPTSDILIKSLGTGPKVKSVRILGYSEAVKFTQSSAGLKASVPSKPISEIALTYKIELA; encoded by the coding sequence ATGTCCATCACCCGCCGCCATACCCTCAAACTCCTTACCGGGGCCGCCGCCGCCACGCTTGCACCGCGCACCCTGCTGGGCCAGCAGATTACCAAGGGTCCCTTCACCGCCGAAAATCTGAAGACCTACGAGACGCCGGCGTGGTTTACCGAAGCGAAGTTCGGCATCTGGTCACACTGGGGCCCGCAGTCGGGCGTAGAAAAGGGCGACTGGTACGCGCGGAATATGTATATCCAGGGCTCGAAACAGTATGAGTACGAGGTGGCGACCTACGGGCATCCCTCCAAGGAGGGCTACAAGAAGCACATTCCCACGTTCAAGGGGGCGAAGTGGGACCCGGAGCACCTGATGGACCTGTACAAAGCCGCTGGCGCGAAGTACTTCGTCTCAATGGGCGTCCACCACGACAACTTCGATATGTGGAACTCAAAGTATCAGCCGCGCTGGAACGCGGTGGCCAATGGGCCGAAGCGAGACATCGTGGGCGAGTATGCCAAGGCGGCGCGTGCGCGGGGGCTGCGGTTTGGCGTGTCGGAGCATCTTTCGAACTCGTTCGACTGGCTGGCGGTGTCGCACCTGTCGGACTCGACCGGGCCTCTGGCGGGCGTGTCCTACGACGGCGTCGACCCGGCGTATGCGGATCTCTATCACGACCTCTCGGGGATGACGCTGGAAGAGATCAAGGGGCTGAAGGCGATGGGGCGCGTGGCACCGGATCGCTGGAAGAAGCAGTACTTCAACCGGATCAAGGATCTGGTGGACCAGCACTCGCCGGACCTGTTGTACACGGACGGCGGGATTCCGTTCGACGTGTACGGCAACTCGCTGGTGGCGGAGGTCTATAACGTCAGCGCGAATCTGCACAAGGGCCGGACCGAAGCCATCTACAACGGCAAGGAGCCGGAGCAGTGCGAGGTCGGAACCTGCACGCTGGATCGCGAGCGGGGGGTCGCGGATGGGATTGCCCCGAAGCCATGGCAAACGGATACATGCATCGGGCAGTGGCACTACAACCGCGGCATCAAGTACAAGACGTCGGCCAAGGTGATCGAACTGCTGACCGATATCGTGAGCAAGAACGGGAACCTGCTGCTGAACTTCCCGCTGCCGAACTCAGGCGAGCTCGACCCCGACGAGATGGTGACGCTGAACGGCATTACGAAGTGGATGCAGGTGAACTCGGAAGGCATCTATGGGACACGACCGTTTACGGTCTACGGCGAGGGGCCGTCGACGAAGGTCAATGCCGGCAATGGAGGATTCAACGAGGACAAGCGGCCTCCGTTTGGGACGGAGGACATTCGCTTCACGACCAAGGGCAAGACGCTGTATGCGTTCGTCTTTGGACCTCCGACATCGGACATTCTCATCAAGAGCCTGGGAACGGGCCCGAAGGTGAAGAGTGTACGGATTCTGGGGTACTCGGAGGCAGTGAAGTTCACGCAGAGCTCGGCTGGGCTCAAGGCTTCTGTACCTTCGAAGCCGATCAGCGAGATCGCTCTGACGTACAAGATCGAACTCGCTTAG
- a CDS encoding helix-turn-helix domain-containing protein, whose amino-acid sequence MTTKKKASPLGYAILEMAEEQHRFGIMDDATYGKITLRHFGNKVLETMQPISGEDIRAVRERENLSQAAFARYLNLTAGYVSQLERGIKRPTGPALALLNVIRRKGIVVMN is encoded by the coding sequence ATGACGACGAAAAAGAAGGCTAGCCCTCTCGGCTACGCCATTCTGGAGATGGCCGAGGAGCAGCACCGGTTTGGCATCATGGACGATGCGACGTATGGCAAGATCACGTTGCGTCACTTCGGCAACAAGGTGCTCGAGACCATGCAACCGATCAGCGGAGAGGACATTCGTGCCGTCCGGGAGAGGGAAAATCTCAGCCAGGCCGCCTTCGCCCGCTATCTCAACCTGACCGCCGGATACGTCTCCCAGTTGGAGCGCGGAATAAAGCGTCCGACCGGTCCCGCGCTGGCACTCCTCAACGTGATTCGCCGTAAAGGCATCGTGGTGATGAACTAA
- a CDS encoding outer membrane lipoprotein-sorting protein: MMKITTASHTLFVLALFSLSVHAAPLTGVAGSSDSTLVMGGAVSGLNFLGGQEGFGPLDPTPLPAGLTADELIAKMGARESEFAKARTNYVFRQTVKVQTITEDTNKVDGEYQQVTDISISPTTGRREEHVVFAPQNTLERVMMSPADFKDIEQRLPFVLTTEELPQYNITYLGRQKVDELDTYVLDVKPKVMEKNKRYYQGKVWIDQQDFQIVLINGKNVPDDTRAGHEDLSPPFTTYYEQIDGKYWFPTYTKMEGTLHFAAQRGAVSQDVHMRNIIRYTNYKRFRGSARIISTGDVQSDAPATTTPPKK, encoded by the coding sequence ATGATGAAGATCACCACCGCCTCGCACACCCTTTTCGTCCTCGCTCTTTTCTCCCTATCGGTCCATGCCGCGCCGCTCACCGGGGTGGCGGGGTCTTCGGACAGCACCTTGGTAATGGGAGGCGCGGTTTCCGGGCTCAACTTCCTCGGGGGGCAGGAAGGCTTTGGACCGCTCGATCCGACGCCGCTGCCGGCCGGCCTGACCGCCGACGAACTGATCGCGAAGATGGGTGCGCGCGAGTCGGAGTTCGCCAAGGCGCGGACGAACTATGTCTTTCGCCAGACGGTGAAGGTGCAAACGATCACCGAGGACACCAACAAAGTCGATGGCGAGTACCAGCAGGTGACCGACATCAGCATCTCGCCCACGACCGGACGCCGCGAAGAGCACGTCGTCTTCGCGCCGCAGAACACGCTGGAGCGCGTGATGATGTCGCCGGCCGACTTCAAGGACATTGAGCAGAGACTGCCGTTCGTGCTGACCACCGAGGAGCTGCCGCAGTACAACATCACGTACCTGGGGCGGCAAAAGGTCGATGAGCTCGACACCTACGTGCTGGATGTAAAGCCCAAGGTGATGGAGAAGAACAAGCGCTACTACCAGGGCAAGGTCTGGATCGACCAGCAGGACTTCCAGATTGTGCTGATCAATGGCAAGAACGTGCCGGATGACACGCGCGCCGGGCATGAGGATCTTTCGCCGCCCTTCACCACCTACTACGAGCAGATCGACGGCAAGTACTGGTTCCCGACCTACACCAAGATGGAGGGAACACTGCACTTCGCAGCCCAGCGCGGTGCGGTGTCGCAGGACGTGCATATGAGGAACATCATCCGTTACACGAATTACAAGCGGTTCCGTGGATCGGCGAGGATCATCTCGACGGGCGATGTGCAGTCCGATGCACCGGCGACGACGACTCCACCGAAGAAGTAG
- a CDS encoding sensor histidine kinase, whose product MLGRLKVLSEWLASFRGPHGAGMLHGFCLSALGGMLAAVWALLRRQRQQARAARLERAQWEEQEAYARLDVALGPGGDTRPLARRVCRAVIEASRFRRIAMLVRDAEGKLFVAGSSGMDDLTVGALQTWGVSVIRQERGLGPAGPVKALAREKIGAGSFVMPIASPDAFESVGFVSTGPLAETDCRQVIVTMLRGAGGAVLGALVVGLAADRAEKDPIAMAPLESLAVKLARTIENASLAERLLRSEKLAGLGQLAGGVAHELNNPLTAVLGFAELILQSSEDARVREDADTIIREALRMKETVESLLNFWRPVTLLDEPVAIEALLDEVARACAGKLSERGVRLVVETGEAMPSVRGNRDRLRQILEHLLNNAAQAIAAGRERRRSGDGPRAGTPEMRGTSLPRGADEGDLSPTIRITVSHDGQTMHLIVSDTGPGFREPARAFDPFYTTRQPGEGAGLGLSICYGIVREHGGEISAFNLHPHGAAVVVELPVREMKSSGATASAPKATSLRKHEGVRIDRDPGPG is encoded by the coding sequence ATGCTGGGGAGATTGAAGGTTTTGTCGGAGTGGTTGGCGAGTTTCCGGGGACCGCATGGGGCCGGCATGCTGCACGGATTCTGCCTGTCGGCCCTCGGCGGCATGCTCGCGGCTGTCTGGGCGCTCCTGCGCCGCCAGAGGCAGCAGGCCCGCGCAGCCCGCCTGGAACGAGCCCAGTGGGAGGAGCAGGAGGCCTACGCCCGTCTCGACGTCGCGCTCGGCCCCGGCGGCGACACTCGCCCGCTCGCCCGCCGCGTCTGCCGCGCCGTGATCGAAGCAAGCCGCTTCCGCCGCATCGCCATGCTCGTCCGCGACGCCGAAGGCAAGCTCTTCGTCGCCGGGAGCTCAGGCATGGACGACCTCACCGTTGGCGCGCTCCAAACGTGGGGCGTCAGCGTCATCCGCCAGGAGCGCGGACTCGGTCCCGCCGGTCCGGTCAAAGCGCTGGCCCGGGAGAAGATCGGCGCAGGCAGCTTCGTCATGCCGATCGCTTCGCCCGACGCCTTCGAGAGCGTGGGCTTCGTCTCTACCGGTCCTCTCGCCGAGACCGACTGCCGCCAGGTCATCGTTACCATGCTCCGGGGAGCCGGTGGCGCCGTCCTCGGCGCGCTGGTCGTTGGCCTCGCCGCCGATCGTGCAGAGAAGGATCCCATCGCGATGGCTCCCCTCGAGTCCCTCGCTGTCAAGCTGGCCCGCACCATCGAAAACGCCTCCCTGGCCGAGCGTCTTCTCCGCAGCGAAAAGCTCGCTGGCCTGGGCCAGCTTGCCGGTGGAGTCGCCCATGAACTCAATAACCCCCTCACCGCCGTCCTCGGGTTCGCAGAACTCATTCTCCAGTCCTCGGAGGACGCCCGTGTTCGCGAGGATGCCGACACCATCATCCGCGAAGCCCTGCGCATGAAGGAGACCGTGGAGAGCCTGCTCAACTTCTGGCGGCCCGTCACCCTCCTCGACGAGCCCGTGGCCATCGAGGCGCTCCTTGACGAGGTCGCCAGGGCCTGCGCCGGCAAACTCAGCGAGCGCGGTGTCCGCCTGGTCGTCGAAACCGGCGAAGCCATGCCCTCGGTCCGGGGTAACCGCGACCGGCTCCGCCAGATCCTGGAGCACCTCCTCAACAACGCCGCTCAGGCCATCGCCGCCGGCAGGGAGCGCCGACGCAGCGGAGACGGACCCAGGGCCGGTACGCCGGAGATGCGCGGAACCAGCCTCCCCCGCGGGGCCGACGAGGGTGATCTCTCGCCCACCATCCGCATCACCGTCAGCCACGACGGCCAGACCATGCACCTGATCGTCTCGGACACCGGCCCCGGCTTCCGCGAGCCTGCTCGCGCCTTCGACCCCTTCTACACCACGCGCCAGCCGGGCGAGGGAGCCGGTCTCGGTCTTTCCATCTGCTATGGAATCGTCCGCGAACACGGCGGCGAGATCTCCGCCTTCAACCTGCATCCACACGGAGCGGCGGTGGTCGTGGAGCTGCCCGTTCGCGAGATGAAGAGCTCAGGCGCAACGGCTTCCGCACCGAAAGCTACGTCTCTACGGAAGCACGAGGGCGTCCGGATCGACCGCGATCCCGGTCCTGGGTAG
- a CDS encoding acyltransferase produces MSLLKAFFRYLAENHDVCSGIYRRMCHPWSGEYTEYLRRFGGFHSMGENVSIRKTTVFLDPAYVKIGNNVQFSTCTLIGHGGEIAMLNRAYGCSLECVGKIDIRDNVFIGYGAMILPGVTIGPNAIVAAGAVVHEDVPPGSIVGGVPARVIGSVDDYVARLQARTDALPWHAIIERRASSFDPNVEEELVRQRVAYFYGEQLPRTGIAVDPDALVLP; encoded by the coding sequence ATGAGCCTGCTCAAAGCTTTCTTCCGCTATCTGGCGGAAAATCACGACGTATGCTCGGGGATCTACCGCAGAATGTGCCATCCGTGGTCGGGGGAGTACACGGAATACCTTCGCCGGTTCGGCGGCTTCCACTCCATGGGCGAGAATGTCAGCATCCGCAAGACCACCGTATTTCTGGATCCGGCGTACGTGAAGATCGGCAATAACGTGCAGTTTTCAACCTGCACGCTGATCGGCCATGGCGGGGAGATTGCCATGCTGAACCGCGCCTACGGATGCAGCCTGGAGTGCGTGGGCAAGATCGACATTCGGGACAACGTGTTTATCGGGTACGGTGCGATGATCCTGCCGGGCGTGACGATCGGGCCGAACGCCATCGTCGCCGCCGGGGCGGTGGTGCATGAGGATGTTCCGCCGGGATCGATCGTGGGAGGCGTTCCCGCGCGGGTAATCGGGTCCGTGGACGACTATGTGGCGCGTCTGCAGGCGCGGACCGATGCGCTTCCGTGGCACGCCATCATTGAGCGGCGTGCCTCGTCGTTCGATCCGAATGTCGAGGAAGAACTGGTGCGGCAGCGTGTCGCGTATTTCTATGGGGAGCAGCTACCCAGGACCGGGATCGCGGTCGATCCGGACGCCCTCGTGCTTCCGTAG